The Bacillota bacterium genomic sequence CTTATTCCAGCATCGTGCGGGCCCTGTTATACTGGTCGATCATTCGCCAGGCGGCGGCAGGCCCAGCACCCGCTGGCGGCTGGCTCAATGGGCAGGCTATCACAGGAACATTGATTGCCACCACGGGCAGCCCGGGTTGGCCTGATCTCGCTGAAGCGGAAGCCGGCACCACCCTCGCCGACGTCTTCCGCGCCGATGTCAGCGAGATTGCTGTGGCGGGAAGCAACTTCCTGACGGAATTTCCCTCCGGGCTGACCGACGGAACTCCACCGCAGGACGCCCCGAGGGCATTTCCCCTGCTCAACGGAGCATCCCTGGTTGTGATCTTCAGCAACCCCGGCTTTCCGTTGAAAACGGTGATCGTCAACGATGGCGGGCAGACCGTTTTCGGCAACACGGTGTCCACCACTCTCCAGAATTTCGTCGCTACCAGCCCTGTCCAGGCCAAGACCACCTATATAGTGTCAGATGGCCAGGCGCGTTTTCTGAGCGACTCCGCCCTTTTTGAAGCGACGGCCGTAGCGGGACCGGGGACAGGTCTCAAAACCGCCGATGCTTTCGACGGCCAGGATGGGCTGGTTTTCTTTCCTCTGGACGGCCTGTGGGATACTCTAACCGTTGACGTAAGTGGGTTTATCAACCCTGGAGACACTTCAGCCGTGGCTGCTATCACCGCCGGAGCCGGAGGCGGCAGCGACTGGCTGACATATGTGGCGCAGGTTTTCTCTGTTACGGCAGCGGAAATACTGAGGGTGCGCGGCTACCGCATCCCGGGCATGGTGCCACTGGGCCCAAGGGCTTCCTGAACCCTCTCCCGGCCAATAACCGCCTTGCCAGCGTGGGGGCGCTTCTGATACCGTAATATCCGTGTTCAAGATTTCTGCACGCACCTCCGGCTACGTTGCTCTGGTGGTGGGAGGCATAACCTGGGGTACCACGGGACTGTTCGTGCGCGCGCTGAACACGCACGGATGGCAGCCTCTGGACGTCGCCGCTGTCCGTACCACCTGTTCCCTAGTCCTCCTCGCCGCGGGCGTGACCATGCTGCGCCCGCGCCTGCTATCCATCCGGCGCCGGGACTTCCCCTACTTCCTGCTCTCCGGTATCTCCGGCCCCGGCACTTCCCAGCCCATGTTCATCCTCACCCTGGTGGGCGCCCCCCTGGCCGTGGCAGTCCTGCTCAACTACACGGCCCCTCTCTTCGTTGCCCTCCTGGCCCGGGCGTTTCTGAAGGAAAAGCTTACGGGGCACAAGGTTCTGGCCCTGGGGCTGAGCGTCCTGGGACTGGCCCTGGTGACGGGCGTCCTCCCCCCGGGGGCATTGAGCGCCTATGCCGTCTCTCCCCTGGCATTGATGACCGGCCTGGGATCCGGATTCTTCTACGCCGTGAACCTCCTGGTGCTGCGGCGCCTTTCCGCCACCTACTCTCCCGCCACCATCCAGATCTGGGGCCCCCTGTCGGGGCTACCCCTGTTGCTCGCCATCCGCTCCGCCTGGGTACGCCTGGCACCGGACGCAGCTGCGCTTACCGGAGTGGCTGACGTCACCCGGGTACCCGAGGTCACGGCCGGCACTGCTGGAACCATCCTCCTCATGTCAGCCGGGCCCGGCCTGGCCGCGTTTCTCCTGGTTACATATGGCCTGTGCCGCGTGGAAGCCGCCCCGGCGTC encodes the following:
- a CDS encoding EamA family transporter, with translation MFKISARTSGYVALVVGGITWGTTGLFVRALNTHGWQPLDVAAVRTTCSLVLLAAGVTMLRPRLLSIRRRDFPYFLLSGISGPGTSQPMFILTLVGAPLAVAVLLNYTAPLFVALLARAFLKEKLTGHKVLALGLSVLGLALVTGVLPPGALSAYAVSPLALMTGLGSGFFYAVNLLVLRRLSATYSPATIQIWGPLSGLPLLLAIRSAWVRLAPDAAALTGVADVTRVPEVTAGTAGTILLMSAGPGLAAFLLVTYGLCRVEAAPASILLTIEPLVAAFLGWLVLGEHLTLTQAAGMVVVLGAICTVSLEGKNTATVPVRGAVAGDGP